Below is a window of Prionailurus viverrinus isolate Anna chromosome A1, UM_Priviv_1.0, whole genome shotgun sequence DNA.
AGAGCAGAAACAGgctaagagagaaagaaagtggatATAATATAGGTGTGGCTAGAGACCATGCCGGCAGAAAAGCATTCTTCCCATCCAAGTACTGCAGTGCCTGAATAGTGCCTCATCCCATTAGGGATTTATTTCTTTGCATCTGGCATTACTTGGTCTTCTATTAGGACGAAAATTTTTAAGTAACCCAAGTGTATATTAATTCGGGGTTCATTTCCTCTGTGACAAGAGGAGTTAAGCCATGAAAGAAGCAGGTGCATAAGAATGAAgtatagaaaagaaatgaaaggtcaGAGGAAGGGGACATCCAGATAGCAAAATATAAACTTGGCAGGCCTTAAGAATCATGCATTTAATTGATTAGAAAAGCAGCAACCGACATCACTATCACTGATATACCAGGATTTCGTTTCATTTGCTGCAACTGAAGGTTGAAATGTTatttcaattgatttttaaacatgACAACTTACATTTCCTTTTGCCATCTTGCTGCTGCAATTGAGAAGGCACTGGCTGAAGCATTAATAGGTGAAAAAGTCCAATAGACCCATTTTGTAAAAATGATTTGATAATGTAGTAGAAGTCAATTCAGGTTTTGGTCAGTGGgcacaagaaatgctaaaaaccCATCACTTAGTTCCCATTGGTACAAACTGCCtagtgttcttttgtttttttttatggcagcaaCATGAAAAGTAGCAAAGCTTGTGAGATCACGAGTAAAAAGTAGCTcaactctgtttttgtttttctactaaGTCTGGAATGTAATATCAATCACATCGTGTAACCTGCATGttggttttttcatctgtaaaattaggataataatgCTACTCCTCTTCAAAGGGCAGAAAATGAGAACTATTTCATTGCATTAAACATGGAAATTGACCCATTTTATCATAAGCAAGGTGCATAAAATATGTCCTTAGTCAAACATGGCCTcccaatgaaaattattttataaacaaatacgTATACTCATCCTTAATTTCTTATACATTTAAGAAGGCATatcaaaaacagatttaaaagcaAACACACTTCATGACCTCAGATATAAAATACaggtttcctttcattttaccctttttcaaaatgttattgttttttattttaattccaggacagttaacatacagtgttatattagtttcaggtgtataatatagtgattcaacacttccatacatcaccctgtgcttatcacaagtgcactccttagtccccatcacatATTCCACCCATcgccccacctacctcccctctggtagccatcagtttgttctctatagttgagtctttttcttggtttgtgtttctctttttttgtcctttgctcatttgttttgtttcttaaattctccatatgagtgaaatcatagggtatttgtctttctctgactgacttgtttcacttagcattatactctcgaGCTCCATCCATagtgttacaaatggcaagatttcattctttgcagGGCTgagtaattttctcttttacagatagatagacagatagatagatagatgatagataccatctctttctcttttttatccattcatctatagatgcacacttgagctgcttccataatttgcctattgtaaataatgctgcaataaacataggggtgcatatatcctttcaaattagtgtttttgtattctttgagtaagtACACAGCAGCATGATTActgaattgtagggtagttctatttttaattttttgaggagcttccatactgttcttcacagtacctgcaccagtttgcactcccaccaatgGCACATGAGGGTTACTTTTatcccacatctttgccaacacttgttgtttcttgtatttttgattttagccattctgactggtgtgaggtgataacggattttgatttgtatttccctgatgatgagtgatgtggaacatcttttcatgagttggccatctgtatgtcttctttggaaaaatgtcttttcatgtcttctggcatttttaattggattgtttgttttggtgtgtgGAATTATagcaattctttatatattttggatactaaccctttatcagatatgccatttgcaaatatcttctcctattcaaaacttttagttttgttgattgcttcttttgctatgcagaagctttttattttgatgtagtcccaatagtttatttttgtttttgttttccttcattttaccCTTTTGTGTGGAATGCATGATACGATTTAACAGTTGCAATTAATCGTCTACCAGTAGTAATTTTCTTCTATGAATGTAAGGTCTGGTCCcattataacaacaacaacaatagtaatAACATCAGGAAATAAAACACTTTCCTTGCATGATCTCATGTAATTCACACAGttaattttataggtgaggaaactgggagTTAGAGAATTTAAATCACTTGGTTACAGTCACATCGCCAGTGGAACGGCAAAACTAAAAGCCTCCGTATGTTCATCTTTGCCACGATATTTCCGGCATTGTTGGGCTTTCATTTTGTCCTAAGATTGTTAGGAAACATACATCCTGCAATggcctgaatgtttgtgttcccccaaattcatttgttgaaatcctaactcccaatgtgataaTATTAGTAGGTGGGGCCTTTGCCACCTAACCAGGTGCTTAAGCCATGAGAGTAGAGGTTCATCAAGAGGATTAGTGTCTTGTAAAAAATGGCTCCAGAGAGGTCCCTAGATCCCTCCCCCATGTGAGGGTACAGTGAGAAAGCACTGGTTGTGAGCCTTCACAAGAAAGTGACCATTCTGGTGTCTTAATCCTAGACTTCTACGCCTTAGAactgcaagaaataaatttctgttgtttataggACACCCAAGCTGTATGTTCTGTTATCACAGCCCCAGCAGACTAAGACACATCCCAACTAGACTTCTTGGAGCACGTTCTAAGGAACAGGCCACTGGGTTTCAGTACAACAATAGTAATGACACAACCTGCATCAGTCTGCATTGTACACCCATGTTTTATTGTGTTCAATTCCTCGACTGGCCATTGACTCATATTATGAGCATTTATAGTTCTTAGTTTCAGGCACTATTCTTTTGGTATCTACCTCAGGCCTTTATACCAGAATACTGACTGCTGACCGTGTGGCTTATGGGACTTAGCCAAGATTACAGGTACGAATGTCAAACAGGATTCCATGTGAAATACCCTTTAAAGGAGAAATAGGCACATGGTAAACATCTGTACAGAATTACAGCCTTCTTCTCTTGTTCTAGGTTGGCTGTTGTAATTGACCGCCTGTATTGCCACAGCATTTAAATACTGTAACATGCTAAGAACAACCTCCTTTGCCTCTTAGgtccttcttattttttgtttctgccAGCGCACTCCATGTCGGTTAACAACTATACTCTTTACATAATTCTAAAATATTGAGCTGTAtgctaaataagtaaaatattttaagataatgtcCTGAGAGAATAGTGTGTCGTATTATAACTCAATATGCCCTAAGGTAATTATTCAGATATCAATATGCAAAAGAGCAGTATGTTGTAGTaccctatatttctttttattttgcttctttgtaGCAAGCAATAAATTTCAagatgcaaagggaaaaaatattaaaggaaaagtttGCTGTTGATTTTCTTCACAAGATTGTTTGCCTGGGGAGAGGGAAGTTTCACTTGGTTCTTTCCTAATTATTCATGTAAATTAAATTCTACAAGTGAAGAAAAATTCATGAAAGTCATACTTACTCATCTGAGAGGGAGATATGGCATATGAATGGGGCCCATAACCTCGGAAGGTGAAATGTAGAAAATATCACAAGCAACTCCCACATTAAGTTAAGTGAaccaaaaaaaaagggagattctGGTGTGAAGGAGACTTCAAGGATACCCTCCCTAATCGCCTCTTAATAGTCTCAAATCTCTGACACAGGAAACAAATCAAGAATTCCGAGAACATGGAATTATTAATCACTTATATTTGATACCAAATGTAAGCACTCCtagacacattttaaattttaaaaaccttttaaatataacatttaaaaagcacagagtgtaatttacatttttaagacatTAGTATGTGGCACATCCCAGGAAAAGTTAATTGTaccttctttgtatttttctgaaactCACACTTTTTTCCTCCAAAGCCTAGAGTGTGTTAAGATGAAATTTAACCATAAATTACTACAGACTTGTATACTGACTAACGTTCAAGAGTCAAAGGGAAGTCaaatcattcagcaaatatttatggaaaatgcCCCCTGTGTGTGGCATTGTACTGAACAACACAATAGCATTCCTCACTTCGGGTATAAACAGTTTAATCAATCCTTTCACAAAAGAATTACCAAGTAAATAGAAAGTGTGTCCACCAATCATGGGAATGTTTTAGCTTGCATCTCCTCGGGATAAAGTTGAAAACTATGAAGAAAGGATAAACCAGAGCTGATGACGAGTTGAatccagagaaggaagacagaggaaacaAAGACCAAGCTAAAGATAAAGCAAAGGTAAAAATCAAGACAGTGATGGAAACTGGGAGAGAGTTGGTGAGACCAGGATAACAAGATAAGTAGCACAGATGTTGAGCTGGAAGTAACAGTCATATGCCCAAGGACAGATGTACTAGAGACAGCTGAAGGTATTTGTCCAGAACTTGAGAGTTCTAAAAGATTGTCTTCAAATATACAATGAGGAAGAAAGTACCAGGAGTGGAACAATATGACCCTGAGTTTTGGTCACTCACATCTATCTAGTAAAGGTaataaagaaaagacacaggCAAAAGAGGACAAAAAGTAATTGTTGAGGAGGGCATGGTAACCTGTTCGGTCAAAACACTGAGATGCCGCTGAGTAGAAAAAAGCACTGATGCACAAGTAAATAGCAACATATATCAAGAAGGCTAGCAGCTAAGAGATAACCACCAAATCTGACTAGGACAGTGCCAGTGGCTATCACAACAGATCatccaagaagacatacaaatggccaataagcacatgaaaagatcctcaacatgagtaatctttagaaaatgaaaattaaaaccacaaacagataccacttcacacctactagAAAGGCTATTatcaaagaagaaggaagaggaggagatagacaggaggagaaggggaggaggaggaggggaggggggaggggaagaagaggaggagagggggaggaagaggaggagaatgagaaaaaggaaggaactggggcacctacctgggtggctcaatcgttgAATgtctggcttcagttcaggtcatgatcttgcaatctgtgagttcaggccccttgtcgggctctgtgctgacagctcagagcctggagcctacttcggattctgtgtctccctctctccctgcacctgccctgctcgcgctctctctgtctctctctctctctctctgtctctctctctctctctgtctctctctctctctctctcaaaaataaataaacatttaaaaaaacagtaaggaaaagggagggagggagggagggagggagggaggaaggaaggaaggaaggaaagataaaagaaaagaacaaatactggagagaatgtggagaaattagaacccttatGCATTGTGGCAGGAATGTAAAACACACgattaccatatgatcctgcaatTCCACTACcaagtatatacccaaaagaattgaaagcagggatttGAACAAGTATTTGTGCACCAatttcatagcaacattattcacaatagcaccAAGTGgcaacaacacaaatgtccatcaaaagatgaactgataaacaaaatgtagcctACACATACAATGGAAATTATTTAGCCttagaaaggaatgaaattctgacacatgctacacaacatggatgaacaatgaggacattatgttaactGAAAGAGGCCAGATACATTTGTCTTTTTGGACAAATGTTGTATTATTTCTCTTACACGAGTTATCTAGAATGggaaaattcatagagacagaaatagaCTAGAGGCTGCAGGACTGGAGATAGGAGGAGAATAGGGAatatttaatgggtatagagttctGTTTGGGATGATTAAAAGTTCTAGAGGGAAATGGTGTTGGTGGTTGCACAACAgagtgaatgtacttaatgccattaAGTGCCttgaattatatactttcaaaagtttaaaatagtaaattttatgttatatgtattttacattttaaaaagtgggggagaaAACAGATCAACAGAGCTGGGAGAGAAGAAACCAGATGACAGAGATCCTGGGTGAAGGGTCTGTGGAAGAAGTGGAGTGTACACGTGACCCTCCCTCAAGAAGATGGTATACCCACTGAGCATGGTGGCAAAAGCACAAGCTTCTCCTCAAATCGAGCGCACTATGAAGAATATTCTTTGTGAATAGGAAATGAGACATTTCCTACCAGCTGAGTCACTCCATTTCAACCTTTGTGGAGCATGGACTGTGCCAGGACATGGAGATACAAACTTAATAATTTGTGGCCTCTGCATTTAAAGGTTCACTATCTGTTGGAGAATCCTGAACCTGGggccaattttatttattcaccaagtcaattagcatttattgagcacctactatacaTCGAGCCCAAAACCAGTCAGTAGAGTCACTGGAGGTTACATAGAAAGCAGGCAGCTATCAACAAGGCAAGACTTCAGGGGGGACTAAACGGATGTTTGGGTGTCCCTAGAAGACAATGTGAAGTAACCAAGAATGACTTGCCTCATTTCTTTCTTGAATAAGACCTATTAGTAGGTCAGAAAATCCATTGGCATGGTATATTTGAACTTCAGCAAGTCTTTCATAGTGTTCATGCACACAATATGGAGATAAATAAGCTGGAATAAGTGCAGAATAAGAACTTCAAGAAAAAGGGACTATAGACATTTGGGAGAAAGAGTAGACCCCATAATAAAGGGGTCCCAGGAAAATTACTTTGGATGGGAAGAGGTTACTCAATTAGGGTAAGAAATTTAGTGCAGTCTAATTTTAATCTAATAATCATAATCTAATCTAATCATCATAATCATCTAATTTTAATCTAATAATCTAAATTTATCGAAATAAGcttaataatagtaatgattTACTTAGCACTTACTACCTGCCAAGTATGGTGCTAAGCACTTTCCATAAATTAACCTTTTTAGTCTTCATCACAAATCTTTGCAGGTAGATATTATTTTCACCTTTACAAACAAGGAacctgagggtcagagaggttaagagaccTGGCCAAAGTAATACAGCCAGCAGGTGAAAGAACGGGGATTAGAAGCTGGTCCGAGTGTAAGGGTTGTGCTCTTAAATACTACCTAAGCTATACTGGGGTAATACTGggcattaatttaaaataagacaGGAGGtcctggaggcgcctgggtggcgcagtcagttgagcctctgacctcggctcaggtcatgatctggtggttcaagAGTtcaggcccacgttgggctcactgctattggtgtggaacctgcttcgatcctctgttcccttctctctgcccctcccccacttgtactctctttctccccaaaataaataaattaaaaaaaaaaaaaaagacagggggtcttgggtggctcaggccacGGAGTAGCTgacttagttttggctcaggtcatgatctcacgtcgtgagttcaagccatgcatcaggctccaagctaagTGCATgcggaacctacttgggattctctctctctctctctctctctctctctctctctatccttctgtctgcccttccctcacttgtgctcgcttgttcttaaaataaataaatttttaaaaaataataaaataaaataaaactgtgcaTCCCCAGGCTGTGGGGGGAAACCAGTGCTGTCCTGGGGAGCCTAGAGACAAAGGCAGCCATGGAGAGCCACTTGTGAGTTAGGCAGGTGGATGGTGGGAGGAGTGGAAGAGGCAAGAGACTGGGAGACCAGCTGGAGGGACTTGGTTGTGAAATGGAGAGAGAACAGGGCGATTCGAATGGCGGTTAATGAGGCAAACTAGATGACAAGTGTGacttaattttcttctaataagGACCTTAGAAACCACAACTCTGTGCACTGCGTGCTCTGTCCAGTTGGTGCCTTCAGTATTGCTGGTGGGAAATATACAAACTGGTTGATATAATAGCTATTTCTGGGCTTCTCTCCTTTAAGTACCCATAATAACTTTATTATTCTTAATAACAtcctaattaaaatatttgatctTCCTCACAAATCTCAAATTCCTTTCGTGGACTAAACAAGGCAAAACATCATACAAAGTTTAATATGTTTTTACATGGATACACCATTAACCTTATTTCTTTCATCTATCTCAATACCATATTTAAATAATGGCAATTTATTTGTATGAACTTTTCTTTAATGCAAtctattgtcaagttggctaacatacagtgcatacagtgtgctcttggttttgggggtagattcctgtgattcatctcttacatacaacacccagtgcttatcccagcatgtgccctcctcgatgcccatcacccattttcccctctccctcacccccccatcAACTTTTAAACAGTAAAAGGTACTGCTATAATGTTGTCAAACATGACAGTGAACTAAGCCTAGTAACTGTTCCAAGGTAAAGCacaacaacatctgttgtttaaaTAACAACAGATATTAATATCAGGGTAGCAATTACAGTTTATTCTCAAAAACCAATAGAACTTTTTAGGTTCCTGTGGTCAATCTACACAGATATTAACATAGCCAAATAATCCAAAGGTAGCACTATAAATGGGGAGCCAATATTATAATACTCACATACCTTTCAATTATGTGCAGTTTATAAATTTTGAGTTCAaagaaaatgctgtttttatCTAAACTTATGAAAACAGTTGGTCACCTGCTGAGTCCAAGGAGAATCTAAAGTTTTCTATCATTTATAAGCAGTCTCCTgccttaaatataaaatcattggCTTACACAGTGAATCATTATAAATCTCTCACAAGCTTTTAAACCAATCAGTCAAGCTTAGAATGCAGTGATTTGGAGAATCATAGCTCTGAGGCTTTGGGGCCTCACTGTGCATGggtaataaatgtaaatgattttGTAACTTGTAGAAACATAGGTTAGTTCGCTCTTCACCTCCCAAGGAGCAACTGGGTTTGACTAAGGAGGTTTACTGTggtcctagggaaaaaaaatctattatgtcATTTTCCTTCCTGAATCCTGGGAGAAAGAATAACATTAAAAGCAGTTAATCTGTTAAGCATACAAACTCTACTATATAGAAAACCGCCACTCAGAAAATCTAAATTCCTTCTGTAATCTGTAGCATatccagtgagaaaaaaaaaaagcctttctgaAGCAAATTTCTCTCTGTGGTACCATTTACCCAGTTTACCCCACTGTGGACAAGAGAATCTTAATTATAACAATCAAAAAATATTCGTTGAGTATCATTGCcattctcaaaaaaagaaaaagaaaaatccctttTGCATTACTCATGAAATAAagtcaaaaatttgaaaataaatactatgCAGagttcaaatgattttttttttcaattcaggACAATTTCacgaagacagaaaaagaatgcTAAGAatggtaacatttttaaatgagaattgtATATACGTTATCATACAGTTAATTAAAGGTTAATTATAGACACAAAACTATAAGTAATGTAAAGtgaggttcttttcttttaaatgtttttggttttttttgagagagagagagagagactgagtgtgagcaggggagggacagagagagagagggagacacagaatccaaagcaggctccaggctctgagctgtcagcacagagccccacacggggctcaaactcacagaccttgagatcatgacctgagctgaagtctgacacttaaccgactgagccacccaggcgccccaaagcgaGGTTCTAATTGTAATTATAATGTCTCCCCACTAGAGACCTGGTAAAATCTCTCAACCCAAAATGGAGAGTCAAATAAACCTGCTTTAGTTCTGATGTGGATTTGTCATCTTGTGTTATTTTAGTTCCACTGATGGCCTTTGTGTCCAGGCTGTTTCTGTCCCCTACATGTCACCTGCAAAGGCATGTCATCACAGTGTCAGAACATTTACTctttagtctttgtttcttttctcagtgTTCAGGActtaaatgaacaaattcctcAAAGAGGCTTTGCCAAATTCCTTCTACTCATCACCTCTGCTTTCTAGAGCCTATCTGAGCCCTGGTGTCCCCATCCATATTTTCTGCATTCTTCACCTTAATGCCTTCTGATGCAGGGAAGGCAGTTTCAATATCCTTTTAGCAGGAATTCTAATTAAAGTCccaactgaaaatttaaaaaaaaaaaagtctggatacCCCACAACAGGGAAAAATGCAAACAGCATGAAACATTCTCATATAAAATACCTCCCCACCACCTCACACTCTGTTCCCAGCCCCTGCTCTAGTCGTTTGAAGGATGCTTCTATTCAACCATTTTGAACCCAGTAGTATGTAAGCAAAACTTACAAATACTCAAGGCTAAAAATCATATGTTGCTTTATTTAAGCAATGACTTCTACTTTAACAATCGTTTTTTAGAGGTTAATGttccctttttttatttccccacttaaatgtgttttattaGGTAGACCAAACTCATTGCAATTTCTTAGATAATGAAGgtagtatatatttttactaaATGGTTAAAAAGACATGTGGTAACCATCCAAATGAGTTCTAGATtccatgtaactttttttttcatgctttcacTATGCTTTTCCCCAAATTACCTCCTTTCAGCATTCCCATAAATGCAGCTGGCACGTTTTCAAACCCTTCAGTGATGTATTCATGGTACTGGATTTTACCCTATAAGACCCATTTCAGCAAATCTTTCAAAGCCTTCTGGTAGACTTCTCCTTGCCAGTGGGTGACAATGAACCCTACTGTGTGGAGTTGCTGATGGAGAATATTCTCTGGGGGTGGGCCTATTATATACAGAGATGGCCCCGCATATAacatttcttccaaatttcttCATCTGAGGATAACACTGTTTGAAAACTCCCTACTTACATTATCAAAATAACAATCATAACCATCAGGAGAGgcttttttcaaagtttcttccaAAGACTCTACTGTTTTGTGGTTAAAATGTCTGGCCACTCTGCAGGCAGTTTTTCCAGATCTTTCCCATCAGAAATGGAGTGAGTTGTCCAGCCTGAAGAAGCCACTACCATAGTTCCTGTTGGGAAGGCTGAGTTTTTACTTTCCACAGTTCTGACCACTTGCTGCCGCATCATCGCATCACCCTCCTTCAGTCGTTTGGCTGCCACTCCCAGGTAAGGATCCCCAGCGAGGAGCAAGGCTTGCAGCAGGA
It encodes the following:
- the LOC125167272 gene encoding prostaglandin reductase 1-like — translated: MVYAKSWTLKKHFEGSPPRGNLELKTVELPPFNSGEVLLQALLLAGDPYLGVAAKRLKEGDAMMRQQVVRTVESKNSAFPTGTMVVASSGWTTHSISDGKDLEKLPAEWPDILTTKQ